CGGCACCGGAAATGCCACTGACCACCACGCAGAAGACGATCAGGCCGATGAGCATCTTGATCAGCTTGATGAAGCCGTCGCCCAGGGGTTTTAGCTGCAGGGAAAGGTCAGGGAAGCTGAGGCCGCAGGCTATGCCGAGGGCCAGGCCCAGCACGACTTGCAGAAAGATCGAACGCGAGCACCATTTGAGCATGGGAGGGATCTCAGATCGGTGTCCTTGCTTCGGTGCCGCACGGGGCGAAAGAGCGCAGGACTTAATTATTGTGGTCTTACCGGTTTGTTCAGCGCGCTGTCATAAAAGCGCGATTAATCCGACTTGGCAAGGGATTTTGGCCTTACCGGTCTGACCAGTTGTGGTGCGATTCGGCGTGTGAGGCTCTAGTTCGGTGCGTGCGTCGATAGGGCGCTACAGACAAACGGAGGCGTCAGCCGGGCACTGTGGCCAGCGTTGCAAGCATCTTGCCAATCGGTGTGACCGGTCAGACCAGTTGGGCGCTGCGCTTCACCGAGGCCAGCTCGGGGTGCGCCACCAGTTTGTCGATGTGCAGGGCGTCGTCGTTCATCCAGCTTTCGGTCAACACCCGGTAGTGTTCCATGTCGCGGCAGCGCAGGCGCAGGCTGTAGTCGAAATGGCCGCTGATCAGGTGGCAGTCGTGCACTTCGGGGCAGGCATTGATGGTGGCTTCGAACGCCTTTTGCGCGGCGCGCCCGCTTTGGCCGGACAGGGCAACCAGCACCAGCAGCGAAAGGCCGGGGGCGACCTTCTGTTCATCGATGATGGCGCTGTAGCCGCGGATCACGCCGCGCCGCTCCAGCTTGCGCACGCGCTCCAGGCAGGGGCGCGGGCTGAGGTGGACCAGCGTGGACAGTTTTTCGAAGGTGATGCGGCCGTCCACGCGCAGCACGTTGAGGATGGCTTCATCGATGCGGTCCAGGGGTGGGGGAGTGTCCATGCGCTTGGCTTCTTTGAAGAAGGGGGCATGGACAGGGTAGGTGGTGTGGGGTTGGTTTGCAGGTTTGGCGCCGCTGTGCGGCGCATCGCGGCGGTGTGGGAGCGGCCTTGTGTCGCGAAAGGGCTGCGCAGCAGCCCCGGCAGCATTTGCTGCGAAGCTGGAATCCTGGGGCTGCTGCGCAGCCCTTTCGCGACACAAGGCCGCTCCCACAGGGTAAGCGACACACTTGCTGCCGCAGTTCCCTGTGCGGCAGCGCAGCCCGAATGGGCTGGGTAGCCTCCTACACGCAGGCGGTGCCTACCTTTAGGGCGGATCGCATCTCCACCACCCGCGGCTGCAACAGCGCAAACAGGTCTTTGGGGTTTTCCAGCGACGGCACCAGCGCAATCCCCTGGCCAATGTTAAGGGCGCGCGCCGTGTCCAGCACATACCGCAGCGCCGAGTAATCCTCCAAGGCAAACCCGACCGAGTCGAACAGGGTTACCTGCGCAGCGTTCTCACGGCCCTTGGCAGTGCCTGCCACCACTTGCCAGAACTCGGTCACCGGCGAATCGGCCGGCATCTGCTGGATCTCGCCCTCTACCCGGCTCTGTGGCTCGTATTCGACGATCACCCGTGCCCGCTCGACGATGTCACGGTGCAGCTCGGTTTTGCCAGGGCAATCACCACCCACGGCATTCAGGTGCATGCCGGGCTCGATCATGTCCGGGGTCAGAATGGTGGCATAGGCCTTGTCGGCAGTCACCGTGGTGACGATGTCAGCCCCACGCACCGCTTCGGCCACCGAACTGGCCACGATCAGCTTCAGGCCCGGCCGGCCCGCCAGGTTGGCCACCAGTTTGGCGGTGGCTTTGGGGTCGATGTCGTATAGGCGGATTTCATCGATGCCCAGCAGGGTCTTGAAGGCAATGGCCTGGAATTCGCTTTGCGAGCCGTTGCCGATCAGCGCCATGCTGCGGCTGTCCTCGCGCGCCAGGTAGCGGGCCGCCAGGGCCGAGGTGGCGGCGGTGCGAATGGCCGTGGTCAGGGTCATTTCGCTGAGCAGCACGGGCGCGCCGGTGCCGACGTCGCTCAGAGTGCCAAAGGCCATCACCGTAGGCAGGCCGTGGCGGGTGTTTTTCGGGTGGCCGTTGACGTACTTGAAGGCATACAGGTTGGCGTCGGCCACCGGCATCAGCTCGATCACGCCGTCCGCCGAATGGTTGGCCACCCGGGCGCATTTCTCGAAGGCCTGCCAGCGCAGGTAGTCCTGGCGGATGTATTCGGCCATTTCCACCAGGCAGGTGGCCAGGCCTTTGCGGTTGACCAGGCGGGCGAGGTCTTGCACATCGATATAGCGGGTCATGGGGGTCTCCCTGCGGGATCGCGTCCAGAGTGGGCTCTGGGTTATTGTCCGGCGGGCAGGGCGGCAATGCTGGCTGAAGCGGGGGCTGGCGGCAGCGGGCTCGGCTGATTACGCGCACGTCACAGCCGAATCGGCTGTGACGTTTCTGCCATCAGTGTTCGCGCAGGCGTTTGTACAGGGTGGTACGGCTGATGCCCAGGTCGCGGGCAACCGCGGACAGGTTGCCCTTGGCATTGTGCAGCAGTGCCTGCAGGTCGTCGGTGGGCGGCGCAGCGTTGAGCGTGCCCGGCGCTTGGGCTTCGGCGAGAAAGCCTGAAGGCAGGTGTTCGAGGGTGACAGGCGCGTTGCCCGCTAACGCTAATGCTACCTGCAGCACGCTCACCAATTCGCGCACATTGCCCGGCCACGGGTGGCGGTCGAACAGCTCAAGGATGGCGTGCGACAGCCGTTGCGGTTGCCCGGGGTCACGGTAGCGCGCATGCAGTTGCTCGATCAACTGGCGCCGGTCACAGCGTTCGCGCAGCGGCGGCACGACCACCGCCAGGCCGGCAATGCGGTAGTAAAGGTCCTGGCGGAACCGCCCAGCGCGCACTTCGCCCGCCAGGTCGCGGTTGCTGGCCGAGACCACGCGAATGTCTACGGCCACCGGTTCGCCACTGCCCAGCGGTTGAATGCTGCGTGACTGCAGCGCGCGCAATAGCCGGGCCTGGGTGGGTAGCGGCATGTCGCCGATTTCGTCCAGGAACAGCACGCCCTGGTCGGCCTTGCGGATCAGCCCAACGTTGCCTTTGTGGTGCGCGCCAGTGAAAGCGCCCTTGTCATAACCAAACAGCTCCGACTCGACCAGTTCGGCGGGGATGGCCGCGCAGTTGACCGCAATCAGCGGCTTCGCTGCGCGGCTGCTGGCGCGGTGCAGGGCTTCGACGAATACCTCCTTGCCGACC
The genomic region above belongs to Pseudomonas sp. PSKL.D1 and contains:
- a CDS encoding Lrp/AsnC family transcriptional regulator; the encoded protein is MDTPPPLDRIDEAILNVLRVDGRITFEKLSTLVHLSPRPCLERVRKLERRGVIRGYSAIIDEQKVAPGLSLLVLVALSGQSGRAAQKAFEATINACPEVHDCHLISGHFDYSLRLRCRDMEHYRVLTESWMNDDALHIDKLVAHPELASVKRSAQLV
- a CDS encoding ornithine cyclodeaminase; the encoded protein is MTRYIDVQDLARLVNRKGLATCLVEMAEYIRQDYLRWQAFEKCARVANHSADGVIELMPVADANLYAFKYVNGHPKNTRHGLPTVMAFGTLSDVGTGAPVLLSEMTLTTAIRTAATSALAARYLAREDSRSMALIGNGSQSEFQAIAFKTLLGIDEIRLYDIDPKATAKLVANLAGRPGLKLIVASSVAEAVRGADIVTTVTADKAYATILTPDMIEPGMHLNAVGGDCPGKTELHRDIVERARVIVEYEPQSRVEGEIQQMPADSPVTEFWQVVAGTAKGRENAAQVTLFDSVGFALEDYSALRYVLDTARALNIGQGIALVPSLENPKDLFALLQPRVVEMRSALKVGTACV